In a genomic window of Kluyveromyces marxianus DMKU3-1042 DNA, complete genome, chromosome 7:
- the ECM5 gene encoding Ecm5p: protein MQFNQVSSLPNNSVAMLLNPDQPAMTHSDQPSKTENEVQSNPAKPLMDDKKISTESALASVMTEPQPSKIGQGKEKMAPSSHKSHNNTSPHSNGQNQSIYIYTQHKTRLNAPFDLSHVHCQKIIHDTRIASEGTIKGIKYTVQEGSIPTVVIDRSDNYPTPYELYAIMEPLGKQFGAVKIDFRNCDDPLFASFGIDTENFWFKPRKQHSNSYNIELQKRVKLHHDLYRFHKLKKDPKRNSTLGKIPSIDKRTLDLHRLRSCVQSRGGFENVCQKKLWAQIGRELGYSGRIMSSLSTSLRSAYIKMFSDFDKQEESSQLSLDTTTSPADSIKIPQEKFYTTGKRDTDYAQIKDRDASTSDQHLIKRQCTEKILNFELGGSGKEYFRMRDILDAKGFSTRYGSVVEPKIGITEPNDSTYPDYNFNLWNRESEIYDNSLYEWRSSPIYNLKQYFEKSQRHREMIQESLQDLYPSLSSYGDAMSIEDFERLYQTIIQEESLSFDIETGLDLPTIVHGSGFVNFAAPTSNTKPRTPHPWDLNTINLCKESILQYLDIDYGNLCSSKIDIGMLFSTSGWAVEDGLLPVLDYSHVGSSKVWYFVPPQYKNRMESLFEDIKQKIPKNDVEKYEADFIESDFFQSFQATNLLDQNKTSRKRTINNSLLDIVGIKPDIQNPHNDIQVPTSNLSSAGIRYFKVVQEPKTFIMKYPQVYSTTIHSGFQISEKSLFAPKEWLNSLEAVESWRSHNHLLPSVLPFQLLVNISENSSDNELIRTIQPLLIKSIKEELQLRNKIEKNIPHVINKFDFISDIDLSPTGASKMVISNESNSISISITQYLELESKFTELQGLNIELHEYYTESFLTDLLIKLQNDPTNRENSIPYETTSLLDMINNLKCSQGSGPKISINDLSNLLISIPDENLDEKCIIKEFINEAQMVTRGCKSIIERTRVPKITKISHDAGFMTKRILPPEFDVGLEDLDNLLQKIRELPVSIDYSNDIDRIVNSFAQFQKDAALYRRSNQIEILEKIYTKGLSLGINSKYLQIYAERISQLQWLKVYDMIFGNDKRGIAINDISTFQAHDVFSFLSLGVDLFGDDEIDKLENIAKEIAKLQWITNTVQKLLIDKSHRIKSSTLQELVNTSNSVRIPLSSKLLDQLSEINKTIGAARNILLPMHQKLSINDQWVSEFQSAVRNRTTEQSQVVNRFNGSANDLRLTQADALQNLEPPLYSKHIKATKAWQHDFNSVFNGVSQSLQAVMDRVKRCWSPLDKFDNPEETRRYCFCRQVDNGDVMVECEICNEWYDFSCINQGKWVLPEDDSTVFCCEICLHRPLEKNSQGPTFDQIQRLIIESAKIKIVPDKTIISNLFDLYKLCCNYRNAVEQILLEQHNCKLIKFYLRKIIGAGISMPELCNKLLDSCKSQDETKIQEILRNKTKIVSGYPSEDTSLVNQGQEQIQHTKAEHMSLAPSSNNIHPLLGE, encoded by the coding sequence ATGCAGTTTAATCAAGTCTCATCGCTGCCGAACAACTCTGTTGCGATGCTTTTAAATCCAGATCAACCTGCCATGACACATTCCGACCAGCCAAGTAAAACCGAAAATGAAGTTCAAAGTAATCCTGCTAAGCCATTGATGGATGATAAAAAGATAAGCACAGAAAGTGCTTTGGCTTCTGTTATGACAGAACCGCAGCCATCAAAAATTGGTcaagggaaagaaaaaatggcaCCATCATCTCATAAGAGCCACAATAATACTTCACCACATTCGAATGGACAAAATCAAAgcatttatatatatactcaACATAAAACAAGGCTGAATGCTCCATTTGATCTTTCTCATGTTCACTGCCAAAAAATAATCCATGATACAAGAATTGCAAGTGAGGGAACAATCAAAGGAATAAAATATACTGTCCAAGAGGGATCTATTCCAACTGTAGTAATCGATAGAAGTGATAACTATCCCACACCTTATGAACTTTACGCAATAATGGAACCGCTGGGGAAACAGTTTGGTGCTGTAAAAATTGACTTCAGGAATTGCGATGATCCACTCTTTGCTTCATTTGGTATAGATACAGAAAACTTCTGGTTCAAACCTAGAAAGCAACATAGTAATTCTTATAACATCGAATTACAAAAACGTGTAAAACTTCATCACGATCTCTACAGATTTCACAAACTCAAAAAGgatccaaaaagaaactctACGCTTGGTAAAATCCCAAGCATTGATAAAAGAACGTTAGACCTACACAGACTACGTTCTTGTGTCCAATCACGAGGAGGATTTGAAAATGTATGTCAGAAGAAACTCTGGGCACAAATAGGCAGAGAACTAGGATATTCGGGTAGGATAATGAGCTCTTtatcaacttctttgagATCTGCATATATCAAAATGTTTTCTGACTTTGataaacaagaagaaagttcaCAACTTTCTTTAGATACCACAACCAGCCCTGCAGATAGTATAAAAATACcacaagaaaaattttACACTACAGGAAAGAGAGATACAGACTATGCGCAGATTAAGGACCGAGATGCAAGTACAAGTGACCAACATCTTATAAAACGCCAATGTACAGAGAAAATTCTAAATTTTGAACTAGGCGGATCTGGTAAAGAGTACTTTAGAATGCGTGATATACTAGATGCAAAGGGGTTCTCTACACGTTACGGATCAGTTGTGGAACCAAAGATAGGAATAACTGAACCTAACGATTCTACTTACCCAGACTATAACTTCAACTTGTGGAATAGAGAATCTGAAATATATGATAACTCTCTCTACGAATGGAGAAGTTCACCAATTTATAACttaaaacaatattttgaGAAATCGCAGCGTCACCGTGAGATGATTCAAGAGTCACTTCAGGATCTGTACCCTTCTCTTTCCTCTTATGGTGACGCAATGTCCATTGAAGACTTCGAAAGATTGTATCAAACTATcatccaagaagaatcgttatcttttgatattgaaacaGGTCTAGATCTGCCCACAATTGTGCATGGTTCTGGATTTGTCAACTTTGCAGCACCGACATCCAACACCAAACCGCGAACTCCTCATCCATGGGACTTGAATACCATCAATCTATGCAAAGAATCCATACTACAATATTTAGATATTGACTATGGAAATTTATGTTCGAGTAAGATAGATATTGGTATGCTATTCTCCACTTCAGGTTGGGCTGTTGAAGATGGACTTCTACCCGTTTTGGATTACTCACATGTAGGTTCCTCAAAAGTGTGGTATTTTGTTCCTCCACAGTACAAAAACCGCATGGAATCACTTTTTGAAGATATAAAGCAAAAGATACCTAAAAATGACGTTGAGAAATATGAAGCGGACTTCATTGAATCAGACTTTTTCCAGAGTTTCCAAGCTACCAATTTACTTGATCAGAATAAAACTTCGAGGAAAAGAACGATTAATAATTCATTACTGGATATTGTAGGCATCAAACCCGATATTCAAAATCCTCATAATGATATCCAGGTGCCGACGTCCAACCTATCATCAGCAGGTATACGATATTTTAAAGTAGTTCAGGAACCAAAGACCTTCATAATGAAATATCCGCAAGTGTATTCTACTACAATACATTCTGGATTTCAAATCAGTGAAAAATCACTATTTGCACCAAAAGAATGGTTGAATAGCTTGGAGGCAGTAGAGTCTTGGAGGTCTCATAATCATTTATTACCTTCAGTATTACCTTTTCAATTATTGGTGAATATATCTGAAAATTCTTCAGATAACGAGCTTATAAGAACTATTCAGCCCTTATTGATTAAATCAATTAAGGAAGAGCTACAGCTACGAaacaaaattgaaaaaaatataccTCATGTGATCAATAAgtttgatttcatttccGATATTGATCTTTCTCCGACTGGGGCGTCAAAAATGGTTATATCGAATGAATCAAACTCgatatcaatttcaattaCCCAGTATCTCGAGTTGGAATCAAAATTTACCGAATTACAGGGGTTAAATATTGAACTGCATGAATATTACACAGAGTCGTTTTTGACCGATTTATTGATTAAATTACAAAATGATCCAACGAATAGAGAAAACTCTATTCCTTACGAAACTACTTCACTACTTGATATGATAAACAATCTAAAATGTTCCCAAGGAAGCGGTCCTAAAATATCTATCAACGATTTATCTAACCTTTTGATAAGCATACCTGACGAAAATTTGGATGAAAAGTGTATCATTAAGGAGTTTATTAACGAAGCTCAAATGGTTACCAGAGGCTGCAAAAGCATCATTGAACGAACTAGAGTAccaaaaataacaaaaattTCTCATGACGCTGGGTTTATGACGAAAAGAATTTTACCACCAGAGTTTGATGTTGGCCTCGAAGACCTTGATAATTTATTACAGAAAATACGTGAATTACCAGTTAGCATTGATTACTCAAATGACATTGATAGAATTGTAAATTCATTCGCTCAGTTTCAAAAGGATGCCGCTCTCTATAGGCGTTCTAACCAGATAGAAATATTAGAGAAGATATACACCAAAGGATTAAGCTTGGgaataaattcaaaatacCTCCAAATATATGCAGAGAGAATTTCTCAGTTACAATGGCTTAAAGTTTACGATATGATCTTTGGAAATGATAAAAGAGGAATAGCAATAAATGATATATCAACTTTCCAAGCTCATGATGTGTTTTCATTCTTGTCCCTCGGTGTGGACTTAtttggtgatgatgaaattgacaAGTTGGAAAATATAGCAAAGGAAATTGCCAAATTACAATGGATCACGAACACtgttcaaaaacttcttATAGATAAAAGTCATAGAATCAAGTCATCTACTTTGCAGGAATTAGTCAACACATCGAATAGTGTTCGTATCCCATTATCTTCAAAGCTTCTAGATCAACTAAGTGAAATTAACAAGACTATCGGTGCAGCTCGAAATATTCTTCTACCTATGCACCAAAAACTTTCAATTAACGATCAATGGGTATCGGAATTCCAGTCTGCGGTTAGAAATAGAACCACAGAGCAGTCCCAGGTGGTGAACAGATTCAATGGATCAGCAAACGACTTACGTTTGACGCAAGCGGACGCATTGCAAAATCTTGAACCACCTCTATATTCTAAGCATATAAAGGCGACAAAAGCTTGGCAACATGATTTCAACAGTGTCTTTAATGGCGTTAGCCAGAGCCTACAGGCAGTAATGGACCGCGTGAAACGATGCTGGAGCCCTCTAGATAAATTTGATAATCCGGAAGAAACTAGGCGTTACTGTTTCTGTCGTCAGGTGGACAACGGAGATGTCATGGTGGAATGCGAGATATGCAACGAATGGTACGACTTCTCTTGTATCAATCAAGGGAAATGGGTTTTGCCCGAAGATGATAGTACAGTGTTTTGCTGCGAAATATGCTTACACAGGCCATTAGAGAAGAATTCCCAGGGCCCAACTTTTGACCAGATTCAACGCTTGATTATCGAATCTGCAAAGATAAAGATCGTTCCAGATAAAACAATTATTTCCAACCTCTTTGACCTATACAAATTGTGCTGTAACTATAGAAATGCGGTGGAGCAGATTTTACTAGAACAACACAACTGTAAACTCATTAAATTCTACTTACGTAAGATCATCGGTGCTGGTATCTCAATGCCTGAGCTATGCAACAAGTTACTGGATTCGTGTAAGTCTCAAGATGAAACTAAAATACAGGAGATTCTTCGcaacaaaacgaaaattGTCTCTGGTTATCCGTCAGAGGATACCTCACTTGTAAatcaaggacaagaacaaattcaaCACACTAAAGCTGAGCATATGTCGTTGGCGCCTTCATCTAACAACATTCACCCTCTTCTAGGAGAATGA